The Molothrus ater isolate BHLD 08-10-18 breed brown headed cowbird chromosome 1, BPBGC_Mater_1.1, whole genome shotgun sequence genome includes a window with the following:
- the SNAP47 gene encoding synaptosomal-associated protein 47 isoform X1 — protein sequence MDPNPVSPAGLESVSLGEEAGKSELMNEDIRIHSWPCSYYLDTSKQWIPGKLSLTPASIKFTADKTGELLVDFHLSGIGEIKKESSHLIFSSLTILEKGTKHWFSSLHPNRNVVFNILEHFWREQLLSSQEAGAGAALESSKGKELTGMLEGSQKRLEDTAKVLHSQGEQFDNIMRGLHKIEGDMDVADRLLTELESPSWWPFSTKLWKTPVEAKPKETPAAADPKSQEGILLRIPVIITHRTDSSAKPGKLTVLPSGLEIQDCNSQLLHRFEARDVDDIWVHTPYEISVRQRFIGKPDTSYRLLAARMPEAIPVLQMQFSKKIQFLEDALGFAGARKSPQADLGTSIWQAATGFLGAAVNPGLLAGSAEGPDKEQVQLQKISQEEAKELRQILKKLKGLALETEAELERQDEALDSIGSSVDRATLTIERQNRRMRKLT from the exons ATGGATCCAAATCCAG TGTCTCCTGCTGGATTGGAGAGCGTTTCCCTGGGAGAGGAGGCCGGGAAGAGCGAGCTGATGAACGAGGACATCCGGATCCACTCCTGGCCTTGCTCCTACTACCTGGACACCAGCAAACAATGGATCCCTGGGAAGCTCTCCCTGACTCCCGCTTCCATCAAATTCACGGCTGACAAAACGGGAGAGCTCCTGGTGGATTTCCATCTTTCCGGGATCGGCGAGATCAAGAAGGAATCTTCCCATTTAATCTTCAGCTCCCTCACCATCCTGGAGAAAGGCACCAAGCACTGGTTCAGCTCCCTGCATCCCAACAGGAATGTGGTGTTCAACATCCTGGAGCATTtctggagggagcagctgctgtccaGCCAGGAGGCCGGAGCGGGAGCGGCCTTGGAATCCAGCAAGGGCAAGGAATTAACGGGAATGTTGGAGGGGTCGCAGAAACGCCTGGAGGACACGGCCAAGGTGCTGCATTCCCAGGGGGAACAGTTCGACAACATCATGAGGGGACTCCACAAGATCGAGGGGGACATGGATGTGGCTGACAG GCTGTTAACAGAGCTGGAATCTCCCTCCTGGTGGCCCTTCAGCACCAAACTCTGGAAAACGCCCGTGGAAGCGAAGCCCAAGGAAACCCCCGCGGCTGCGGATCCCAAAAGCCAGGAGGGAATCCTGCTGCGAATCCCCGTGATCATCACCCACAGGACAGACTCCAGCGCCAAACCCGGCAAACTCACGGTGCTTCCCTCGGGCCTGGAGATCCAGGATTgcaattcccagctcctgcaccgCTTCGAGGCCCGGGACGTGGATGACATCTGGGTGCACACTCCCTACGAGATCAGCGTCCGGCAGAGGTTCATCGGCAAACCCGACACCTCCTACCGGCTCCTGGCCGCGCGCATGCCCGAGGCCATCCCCGTCCTCCAGATGCAGTTCAGCAAGAAAATCCAGTTCTTGGAGGATGCTCTTGGATTTGCCGGAGCCAGGAAGTCCCCTCAGGCGGATCTGGGGACGTCCATCTGGCAGGCAG CCACGGGATTCCTGGGAGCCGCGGTGAATCCCGGATTGCTGGCGGGAAGCGCCGAAGGGCCGGACAAGGAGcaggtgcagctgcagaaaatatCCCAGGAGGAAGCCAAGGAGCTCCGACAG ATCCTGAAGAAGCTCAAGGGCCTGGCCCTGGAGACGGAGGCGGAGCTGGAGCGGCAGGACGAGGCCCTGGATTCCATCGGCAGCTCCGTGGATCGCGCCACGCTCACCATCGAGCGGCAGAACCGCAGGATGAGGAAGCTGACGTAG
- the SNAP47 gene encoding synaptosomal-associated protein 47 isoform X2, whose translation MNEDIRIHSWPCSYYLDTSKQWIPGKLSLTPASIKFTADKTGELLVDFHLSGIGEIKKESSHLIFSSLTILEKGTKHWFSSLHPNRNVVFNILEHFWREQLLSSQEAGAGAALESSKGKELTGMLEGSQKRLEDTAKVLHSQGEQFDNIMRGLHKIEGDMDVADRLLTELESPSWWPFSTKLWKTPVEAKPKETPAAADPKSQEGILLRIPVIITHRTDSSAKPGKLTVLPSGLEIQDCNSQLLHRFEARDVDDIWVHTPYEISVRQRFIGKPDTSYRLLAARMPEAIPVLQMQFSKKIQFLEDALGFAGARKSPQADLGTSIWQAATGFLGAAVNPGLLAGSAEGPDKEQVQLQKISQEEAKELRQILKKLKGLALETEAELERQDEALDSIGSSVDRATLTIERQNRRMRKLT comes from the exons ATGAACGAGGACATCCGGATCCACTCCTGGCCTTGCTCCTACTACCTGGACACCAGCAAACAATGGATCCCTGGGAAGCTCTCCCTGACTCCCGCTTCCATCAAATTCACGGCTGACAAAACGGGAGAGCTCCTGGTGGATTTCCATCTTTCCGGGATCGGCGAGATCAAGAAGGAATCTTCCCATTTAATCTTCAGCTCCCTCACCATCCTGGAGAAAGGCACCAAGCACTGGTTCAGCTCCCTGCATCCCAACAGGAATGTGGTGTTCAACATCCTGGAGCATTtctggagggagcagctgctgtccaGCCAGGAGGCCGGAGCGGGAGCGGCCTTGGAATCCAGCAAGGGCAAGGAATTAACGGGAATGTTGGAGGGGTCGCAGAAACGCCTGGAGGACACGGCCAAGGTGCTGCATTCCCAGGGGGAACAGTTCGACAACATCATGAGGGGACTCCACAAGATCGAGGGGGACATGGATGTGGCTGACAG GCTGTTAACAGAGCTGGAATCTCCCTCCTGGTGGCCCTTCAGCACCAAACTCTGGAAAACGCCCGTGGAAGCGAAGCCCAAGGAAACCCCCGCGGCTGCGGATCCCAAAAGCCAGGAGGGAATCCTGCTGCGAATCCCCGTGATCATCACCCACAGGACAGACTCCAGCGCCAAACCCGGCAAACTCACGGTGCTTCCCTCGGGCCTGGAGATCCAGGATTgcaattcccagctcctgcaccgCTTCGAGGCCCGGGACGTGGATGACATCTGGGTGCACACTCCCTACGAGATCAGCGTCCGGCAGAGGTTCATCGGCAAACCCGACACCTCCTACCGGCTCCTGGCCGCGCGCATGCCCGAGGCCATCCCCGTCCTCCAGATGCAGTTCAGCAAGAAAATCCAGTTCTTGGAGGATGCTCTTGGATTTGCCGGAGCCAGGAAGTCCCCTCAGGCGGATCTGGGGACGTCCATCTGGCAGGCAG CCACGGGATTCCTGGGAGCCGCGGTGAATCCCGGATTGCTGGCGGGAAGCGCCGAAGGGCCGGACAAGGAGcaggtgcagctgcagaaaatatCCCAGGAGGAAGCCAAGGAGCTCCGACAG ATCCTGAAGAAGCTCAAGGGCCTGGCCCTGGAGACGGAGGCGGAGCTGGAGCGGCAGGACGAGGCCCTGGATTCCATCGGCAGCTCCGTGGATCGCGCCACGCTCACCATCGAGCGGCAGAACCGCAGGATGAGGAAGCTGACGTAG